The proteins below are encoded in one region of Tiliqua scincoides isolate rTilSci1 chromosome 7, rTilSci1.hap2, whole genome shotgun sequence:
- the MED21 gene encoding mediator of RNA polymerase II transcription subunit 21: protein MADRLTQLQDAVNSLADQFCNAIGVLQQCAPPASFSNIQTAINKDQPANPTEEYAQLFAALIARTAKDIDVLIDSLPSEESTATLQAASLYRLEEENHEAAARLEEVVYRGDMLLEKIQSALADIAQSQLKTRSGTHTLPAPD, encoded by the exons ATGGCGGACCGCCTGACGCAGCTGCAGGACGCGGTGAACTCG CTTGCAGATCAGTTTTGTAATGCTATTGGAGTATTACAACAGTGTGCCCCACCTGCATCCTTCAGCAACATACAAACAGCAATAAACAAAGATCAACCAGCTAACCCTACAGAAG AATATGCTCAGCTGTTTGCCGCATTGATTGCAAGAACCGCTAAGGATATTGATGTTTTGATAGATTCTCTGCCCAGTGAAGAATCAACAGCTACGTTACAG GCGGCTAGTCTGTATCGACTGGAGGAAGAGAACCATGAGGCAGCTGCACGGCTGGAGGAGGTGGTCTATCGAGGAGACATGCTTCTGGAGAAGATTCAGAGCGCTCTGGCTGATATAGCTCAATCGcagctgaagaccagaagtggcaCTCATACCCTACCTGCTCCAGATTAA